Proteins encoded together in one Psychrobacter sanguinis window:
- a CDS encoding extracellular solute-binding protein, with protein MLKVVSLNSSFLNKTLSLLVFAAISLTGCSDTHKDEQKQTPNKVQISQERFQVGTDLDIKNLSALSEAYRKETGIVIEWVPVDKSVFTISFDEEPPLHFDVKLPKGVDMLMMHSAYTLANAKASHVLQPIGSEALNSAVPMHYRDADGEWFGVGKYARSIVYNKEKVNERELVNYAGLGANKWLGRLCMTDIYSPENQAIAKMMMSYNGTKLTPEILANWQTNMGSPLASNAEVLSRMEQGYCDVGIVDSDAFWGYAKANPQTQIRLMWPNQINRGAITNAISIGMVDTGEEVGQALRFMEWLVSDRGQALLAFYTSTFPVVDIKDETVNLDAIRPEWTQFEADVTPLSDIMSNHSKIEPAKKEPEIKEEDANNELKVE; from the coding sequence ATGCTCAAGGTGGTTAGTTTAAATAGCAGTTTCTTAAACAAGACGTTGTCTTTATTGGTTTTTGCGGCAATAAGCTTAACGGGGTGTTCAGATACCCATAAAGATGAGCAAAAGCAGACGCCTAACAAAGTGCAAATTAGTCAAGAGAGATTTCAGGTAGGAACTGACCTTGATATCAAAAACTTAAGCGCGCTTAGTGAAGCGTATCGCAAAGAAACAGGTATCGTGATTGAATGGGTACCCGTGGATAAAAGTGTGTTTACCATTAGCTTTGATGAAGAGCCACCGTTGCACTTTGATGTTAAATTGCCCAAAGGTGTGGACATGTTAATGATGCACAGTGCCTACACCTTAGCTAATGCCAAAGCCAGTCATGTTTTACAGCCGATAGGATCAGAAGCCCTTAATTCGGCAGTGCCGATGCACTATCGAGATGCCGATGGGGAGTGGTTTGGTGTTGGTAAATATGCTCGAAGCATTGTTTATAACAAAGAAAAAGTTAATGAACGCGAATTGGTAAACTACGCGGGTCTAGGGGCAAATAAGTGGCTTGGAAGACTATGTATGACCGATATCTATAGCCCTGAAAACCAAGCCATAGCTAAAATGATGATGTCTTACAATGGCACCAAGCTTACCCCTGAGATTCTTGCCAATTGGCAGACCAATATGGGCAGCCCTCTGGCCAGCAATGCAGAAGTACTAAGCCGAATGGAGCAAGGCTATTGTGACGTGGGTATTGTAGATAGTGATGCGTTCTGGGGTTATGCCAAAGCCAATCCTCAGACTCAAATTCGACTTATGTGGCCCAATCAAATTAACAGAGGGGCGATTACCAATGCGATTAGTATAGGTATGGTTGATACGGGTGAAGAGGTGGGACAGGCTTTACGATTTATGGAATGGCTGGTCAGCGATCGTGGACAGGCGTTATTGGCCTTTTATACTAGCACTTTCCCTGTGGTAGATATTAAAGATGAAACGGTTAACCTTGATGCCATTCGTCCTGAGTGGACACAGTTTGAAGCAGATGTGACCCCTTTAAGTGATATTATGAGTAATCACAGTAAGATAGAACCGGCGAAAAAAGAACCTGAAATTAAGGAAGAAGATGCGAACAATGAGCTAAAAGTAGAGTAA
- a CDS encoding 16S rRNA (uracil(1498)-N(3))-methyltransferase, with protein sequence MNILLLPEIEKGQTCLTLTEVNQIKHVQQVLELETGDRLKVGSLQGNLGSAVIEAVSDTQLKLTDITLDIPPPIKLDLTVILALPRPKVLRRLIMDMTAIGVRKIILVNSYRTDKSYWQSPMLARIDEFIKEGLQQGVDTIPPVIQLKKRFKPFVEDELSQWATSHTMVVTHPYSTLSFNEFIEQTGLPQVLCIGAEGGWIEYEVGLLQDHGCQAVTIGQRILRTEAAVNALCGRYL encoded by the coding sequence GTGAATATCTTACTGCTGCCTGAGATTGAAAAAGGACAGACTTGTTTAACTCTTACTGAAGTGAATCAGATTAAACATGTGCAACAAGTGTTAGAGTTAGAGACAGGCGATCGTTTAAAGGTAGGCAGTTTGCAAGGTAATTTAGGATCAGCGGTAATAGAAGCGGTGTCGGATACGCAGCTAAAATTGACCGATATTACTTTAGATATACCGCCGCCAATCAAGCTTGACTTGACGGTGATTTTGGCCTTACCAAGACCCAAAGTGCTACGCCGTTTGATTATGGACATGACTGCTATTGGCGTCCGTAAGATTATTTTAGTAAATAGTTATCGTACTGATAAAAGCTATTGGCAAAGTCCTATGCTGGCACGAATTGACGAGTTTATTAAAGAAGGTCTACAACAAGGCGTGGACACCATACCGCCGGTAATTCAATTAAAAAAACGCTTTAAACCTTTTGTTGAAGATGAGCTTAGCCAATGGGCTACAAGTCATACGATGGTGGTGACTCATCCTTATAGCACCTTATCATTTAATGAATTTATTGAGCAGACAGGCCTGCCGCAAGTCCTATGTATAGGGGCAGAAGGTGGCTGGATAGAGTATGAAGTGGGGTTATTGCAAGACCATGGCTGTCAGGCGGTTACTATAGGTCAAAGAATTTTGCGGACTGAAGCGGCGGTTAATGCGCTTTGTGGTCGTTATTTATAG
- a CDS encoding 3-deoxy-D-manno-octulosonic acid transferase — protein sequence MPDNKDANASNSAYTSVSNVAKSTEVVPPPRYYKLVMKLLKPAYRLVLWRRHSKAKKGEIPVANYKQEIDARYGRRYPEPPVTQLALTQSTKSDKSTPLNGANIWCHAVSLGETNTIAPMLKVMLQKGARLWVTNTTQTGFARTEQIFAEAIASRQMVHTFVPVDDKAVIKKFVNKAQPDLAMFVETELWANILSVLKEAGIPSVLVNARLSQKSFENYAKYESVSKSMMHNISMIIAQDADSAKRFRHLGTEVAKIRRANSLKWSTGSTQPNSEALTDDDLNLSAKFSAHSDAINRPIWVAGSTHEGEEQAAIDAHKQLIAQSKLANALLILVPRHPERFDAVAALLEQSGLIYRRRSQEQLIESDTQVYLSDTMGELTACYQLAQVALVGGSLVNIGGHNPIEVASLAKPVIMGPYTQSCHEVVAALNEVGALTIVAAVDNSRKNKGSKSAENLANTTLAESIIYWLTHPELAQQAGKKGQDLVNSKSDAMQKQLAMIESLLKTSQLPPPSPDPKEEEVDLDYFKVRKRGEGEIQ from the coding sequence ATGCCAGACAACAAAGACGCCAACGCTTCTAATTCAGCCTACACTTCAGTATCAAATGTTGCAAAATCTACCGAGGTAGTACCGCCACCTCGGTATTATAAACTGGTAATGAAGCTATTAAAGCCTGCCTATAGACTAGTATTGTGGCGCCGTCATAGTAAAGCCAAAAAAGGCGAGATACCAGTTGCTAATTATAAGCAGGAAATAGATGCCCGTTATGGGCGCCGCTATCCTGAACCTCCGGTGACGCAGCTTGCTTTAACCCAATCTACAAAATCTGATAAGTCGACGCCTTTGAACGGTGCTAATATATGGTGTCATGCTGTTTCATTGGGAGAGACCAATACCATTGCCCCTATGTTAAAGGTCATGCTACAGAAAGGGGCACGGCTTTGGGTGACCAACACCACGCAGACTGGCTTTGCACGCACAGAACAGATTTTTGCAGAGGCCATCGCTAGTAGACAAATGGTTCATACTTTCGTGCCAGTCGATGACAAAGCGGTGATTAAAAAGTTCGTTAACAAAGCCCAACCTGATTTAGCCATGTTTGTAGAAACTGAACTTTGGGCCAATATATTGTCTGTATTGAAGGAGGCAGGCATTCCTTCAGTATTAGTGAACGCTAGACTGTCGCAAAAATCATTTGAAAACTATGCCAAATATGAGTCTGTCAGCAAAAGTATGATGCACAATATTAGTATGATTATTGCGCAAGATGCTGATTCAGCAAAACGCTTTCGCCATCTGGGCACTGAAGTGGCAAAGATACGCCGAGCAAATTCTCTAAAGTGGTCTACCGGTTCAACTCAGCCAAATTCTGAAGCACTTACTGATGATGATTTGAATCTATCAGCCAAATTCAGTGCCCATAGTGATGCCATAAATAGACCTATTTGGGTAGCGGGCAGTACTCATGAAGGGGAAGAGCAAGCCGCTATTGATGCTCATAAACAGCTGATAGCACAGTCTAAGTTGGCCAATGCGCTACTGATCTTAGTCCCTCGCCATCCCGAACGCTTTGATGCGGTTGCAGCACTGCTTGAACAATCGGGTTTAATTTATCGCAGACGGAGTCAAGAGCAGCTTATCGAATCGGATACGCAAGTTTATCTTTCGGACACTATGGGAGAGCTAACAGCTTGTTATCAATTGGCGCAGGTGGCTTTAGTGGGTGGCTCTTTGGTGAATATTGGGGGTCACAATCCGATAGAAGTGGCCAGTTTGGCCAAACCTGTGATCATGGGACCCTATACTCAGTCTTGTCATGAAGTAGTGGCAGCCCTAAATGAAGTAGGGGCGTTGACCATCGTGGCTGCCGTAGATAATAGTCGCAAAAATAAAGGGTCTAAATCTGCTGAAAATTTGGCCAACACCACATTAGCTGAGAGTATTATTTATTGGTTAACTCATCCTGAGCTTGCTCAACAAGCCGGTAAAAAGGGTCAAGATCTGGTTAACAGCAAAAGTGATGCCATGCAAAAGCAGTTGGCCATGATAGAGAGTCTATTAAAAACCAGCCAACTTCCCCCACCATCTCCCGATCCTAAAGAGGAAGAGGTAGACTTGGATTATTTTAAAGTGCGTAAACGTGGTGAGGGCGAGATACAGTGA
- a CDS encoding phospholipase D-like domain-containing protein, with product MSRFAPSSVVLTAQSDLMQQLETLTASIESISAGDWAWVGVSIHLLLTVFMVVRILSTQRNTGIAIAWLVLLFAIPFFSIVAYILVGEPYLGKSYKLRNAQAQKMLQGVAKRQDIQLAKVDDTLPKRYQGVSRIGTFDTGFGVYDKHQMQLLTSADSIFDSLIADINDASTLILMEFYIIYPKGRVKEVFQALIDAAERGVECQILADSVGSFSFFTDDWHERLIAAGVIIHQSLPVGLFKTLFKRSDLRNHRKIVVVDDDIGYTGSFNLVDPEFFKQDKAVGEWIDLIMRIQSENPVSVVTALAAVNVTDIGAESTRNLEQLGYRIENNINMYTRKLYRPKPAINDINGKASGYLARQISSFNLSDEYGHDFKASEQDPGYEITLEGVDHDLPHYLQTIADMPVIDNVMAQLIPSAPRITEHVIYNTLLTIFHRADSRIQITTPYFVPDEALLAALTTAAKRGVDVTLILPKKVDSFFVQHASQASYALLMEAGVKIALFKGGLLHAKTIVIDDDYCLFGTVNMDMRSFYLNMEISLALYTPSIVEQVYACQKAYLTQCEMLQLNDWEARPNYKRLFDSGIRLFSPLL from the coding sequence ATGAGTCGCTTTGCTCCCTCTTCAGTCGTCTTAACTGCTCAATCCGATCTAATGCAGCAATTAGAGACGTTAACGGCATCGATAGAATCTATCTCGGCTGGAGACTGGGCTTGGGTGGGGGTATCGATTCACTTGTTATTAACTGTGTTCATGGTTGTGCGGATTTTGTCGACACAGCGCAACACTGGCATTGCCATTGCCTGGTTGGTCTTATTATTTGCCATTCCTTTCTTTAGTATAGTTGCCTACATCTTGGTCGGAGAGCCTTATCTAGGTAAAAGTTATAAGTTGCGTAACGCCCAAGCTCAGAAAATGCTTCAAGGAGTGGCGAAGCGTCAAGATATTCAACTGGCAAAAGTAGATGATACCTTACCTAAGCGCTACCAAGGGGTAAGCCGTATAGGTACCTTTGATACTGGCTTTGGAGTGTATGACAAACACCAAATGCAGCTATTAACTTCTGCCGATAGTATTTTTGATTCGTTAATAGCGGATATTAATGATGCCTCGACCTTAATTTTGATGGAGTTTTATATTATTTACCCTAAAGGGCGGGTTAAGGAAGTGTTCCAAGCATTGATTGATGCAGCTGAGAGAGGCGTAGAGTGTCAAATATTGGCCGATAGCGTGGGCAGTTTTAGTTTTTTTACAGATGACTGGCACGAGAGGTTAATTGCCGCTGGGGTCATTATTCATCAATCGTTACCGGTGGGCTTATTTAAAACCTTATTCAAACGCAGTGACTTGCGTAATCATCGCAAGATTGTGGTGGTAGATGATGATATTGGCTATACCGGTAGCTTTAACTTAGTTGATCCTGAGTTTTTTAAACAAGACAAAGCAGTGGGTGAGTGGATTGATCTCATCATGCGTATTCAAAGTGAAAATCCGGTCAGTGTGGTCACCGCTTTGGCTGCGGTAAATGTGACTGATATTGGCGCGGAGAGCACCCGTAACTTAGAACAGCTAGGTTATCGTATTGAAAATAACATAAACATGTATACCCGTAAGCTTTATCGTCCTAAGCCCGCAATTAATGATATTAATGGTAAAGCATCAGGATATTTGGCCAGACAGATATCTTCTTTCAATCTTAGTGATGAATATGGTCATGACTTTAAAGCCTCAGAACAAGACCCTGGTTATGAGATAACCCTAGAGGGTGTTGACCATGATTTACCCCACTATCTGCAGACTATTGCAGACATGCCTGTGATTGACAATGTCATGGCACAGCTTATTCCTTCAGCGCCGCGTATCACCGAGCATGTAATTTACAACACGTTACTGACAATATTTCATAGAGCCGATAGTCGCATTCAGATAACCACTCCTTATTTTGTGCCAGATGAGGCCTTATTGGCAGCTTTAACCACGGCCGCCAAACGTGGTGTAGATGTCACCTTAATTTTGCCCAAAAAAGTAGATTCGTTTTTTGTACAGCATGCTTCACAAGCGTCCTATGCTTTATTGATGGAGGCGGGGGTAAAAATTGCGCTGTTTAAAGGGGGACTATTACATGCGAAAACTATTGTTATAGATGATGACTATTGTCTGTTTGGGACGGTTAATATGGACATGCGTAGCTTTTATCTCAATATGGAAATTAGCTTGGCTTTATACACCCCAAGTATCGTTGAACAAGTCTATGCCTGTCAAAAGGCTTACTTAACACAGTGTGAAATGTTACAGTTGAATGATTGGGAGGCCCGGCCGAATTATAAAAGACTTTTTGATTCGGGCATTCGTCTGTTCAGCCCCCTACTTTAG
- a CDS encoding DNA topoisomerase IB produces MNQSKSRSKSVVCDSDIRHDYEALAKQAKLRYVSDDVPGYSRKRCGKGFSYRDIEGNTVKDKKLRQRFDALAIPPMWSEVWICEYENGHLQCTGRDEKGRKQYLYHEQWNKVRDEAKFDAMIGFGRKLPNLRAQIEQDLESEMLSRENVLAAVVKLLETTLIRIGNDRYAKENKSYGLSTLRSKHVTETEEGLAFDFVGKSAKEHHIELQDERLIDIVTACSDLPGYRIFKYIDEAGNKQIIESEDINEYLREHTGEEYSAKDFRTWMASVLAADYLYQHADQTVLDSAADSNERQQLVVNMVKEVAANLGNTPSVCRASYIHPKIINSFLDKQFIESYKLGRRGRTQRYQQPKEKALLAFLTANE; encoded by the coding sequence ATGAATCAATCAAAGAGCCGTTCAAAATCTGTCGTTTGTGATAGTGATATTCGACATGACTATGAAGCACTCGCTAAGCAAGCTAAATTGCGTTACGTCAGTGATGATGTGCCTGGCTACTCACGAAAGCGTTGTGGTAAAGGGTTTAGTTATCGAGATATTGAAGGTAATACGGTTAAAGACAAAAAGCTGCGTCAACGTTTTGACGCGTTGGCCATTCCACCAATGTGGTCAGAGGTGTGGATATGCGAGTATGAGAACGGTCACTTGCAGTGTACGGGACGCGATGAAAAAGGGCGTAAGCAGTATCTATATCATGAGCAGTGGAATAAAGTCCGAGATGAGGCCAAGTTCGATGCAATGATTGGTTTTGGTAGAAAGCTACCCAACCTGCGTGCTCAGATTGAACAAGACCTTGAGTCCGAGATGCTTAGCCGCGAAAATGTGTTAGCTGCAGTGGTTAAATTGCTAGAAACCACGCTAATTCGTATTGGTAACGACAGGTATGCTAAAGAAAACAAAAGCTATGGTTTGAGCACCTTAAGAAGTAAGCATGTGACTGAAACTGAGGAGGGGTTGGCTTTTGATTTCGTGGGAAAAAGTGCCAAAGAACATCACATAGAGTTGCAAGATGAGCGTCTGATAGACATCGTCACAGCCTGTTCAGACTTACCCGGCTATCGCATTTTTAAATACATCGATGAGGCGGGTAATAAACAGATTATAGAGAGCGAAGATATCAATGAGTATCTACGTGAGCATACGGGTGAGGAATATAGTGCGAAAGACTTTAGAACGTGGATGGCGTCAGTTTTAGCCGCTGATTATTTGTATCAACATGCAGATCAGACTGTACTTGATAGCGCAGCCGATAGCAATGAACGGCAGCAGTTGGTGGTTAATATGGTAAAAGAAGTGGCAGCAAATCTAGGCAATACCCCAAGTGTGTGCCGTGCCTCATACATTCACCCTAAAATCATCAATAGCTTTTTAGATAAGCAGTTTATAGAAAGCTATAAACTAGGACGTCGAGGCCGTACCCAACGTTATCAGCAGCCAAAAGAAAAAGCATTATTGGCATTTTTGACAGCAAACGAGTAA
- a CDS encoding SDR family NAD(P)-dependent oxidoreductase, with protein MKTESQTFIVTGGASGLGEATTRELVARGANVVIADLNEETGEALAKELGDAVRFVRCDVTSGEQVQAAVETAEKEFGGLAGSINCAGVAIVQKLLDRDNNPADLDKFSKGVQINLVGSFNVARLVAASIAKRVAADGGAKNEDRGIIINTASIAAFDGQVGQGSYSSSKAGVVGMMLPLARELTRHGIRVMTIAPGIFATPMMAGLPEKAQEELKASVPYPKRLGEPSEFAKLVAHIIENAYLNAEVIRLDGAIRMI; from the coding sequence ATGAAAACCGAATCGCAAACTTTTATCGTTACCGGCGGTGCATCAGGACTTGGTGAAGCAACCACAAGAGAATTAGTGGCACGTGGTGCGAATGTGGTCATTGCTGATCTAAATGAAGAGACGGGTGAGGCGCTGGCCAAAGAGCTTGGTGATGCGGTCCGTTTTGTACGCTGTGATGTGACCAGCGGTGAGCAGGTACAAGCTGCGGTAGAGACAGCTGAAAAAGAGTTTGGCGGTCTGGCAGGTAGCATTAACTGTGCCGGTGTTGCCATTGTGCAGAAGCTACTTGATCGTGACAATAATCCAGCGGATTTAGATAAGTTTAGTAAAGGGGTTCAAATCAACTTAGTGGGTAGTTTTAACGTGGCTCGCTTGGTTGCGGCCAGTATCGCTAAGCGTGTGGCGGCTGATGGTGGTGCTAAAAATGAAGACCGCGGTATTATTATTAACACTGCCTCAATTGCAGCTTTTGATGGTCAAGTTGGTCAAGGCAGTTATAGTTCCTCTAAGGCAGGTGTGGTTGGTATGATGCTACCACTTGCCCGTGAGCTAACACGTCATGGTATTCGCGTTATGACTATCGCCCCAGGTATTTTTGCCACACCTATGATGGCAGGTCTTCCTGAAAAAGCACAAGAAGAATTGAAAGCCAGTGTGCCTTATCCTAAACGTTTAGGTGAGCCATCAGAGTTTGCGAAATTAGTGGCTCATATTATTGAGAATGCTTATCTAAATGCGGAAGTCATTCGTTTAGACGGCGCTATCAGAATGATTTAA
- a CDS encoding AMP-binding protein, translating to MSHTIDNPTLIPDYLDFYQQFTQAKLMQDIYQDHSQDALNAYNACCGRHVRNGLGDKIALVHEDTQQQVTKLTYRELTEKSAQVAHMLHNFGVKPGDRVATMLPRTPELLIVVLATWRIGAIYQPLFTAFGVESIEYRLDKADTKVVFTNLENRAKFDDIANLPQMVLIIKEEGVTSDYADANFNEASQFDTEFEPVNLEAEAPFLQMFTSGTVGKSKGVSVPLAALSTFYLYMRYAIDLRETDNYWNMADPGWAYGLYYAITGPLLMGATTHFNEAGFDAQNTFDFLVRHKITNLASSPTAFRMMKSSGVFDNVADKLSLRVANSAGETLNTEVVSWVQQNLGCAVFDQYGQTETGMTCCMHHALSHDVPTGSMGVPMPGHKLVVLDADLRPVMDGIQGQLAVVVSESPAFYFRGYSWNEKQAFFDDYYLTGDVVERHEDGTFWFAGRDDDIIISAGYRIGPTDVENCVMEHDAVAESAAVGVPDELRGEVIKSFVVLKPGVVGTEELVSEIKSLVHKRLSAHAYPRFVEFVESLPKTPSGKIQRFLLRQ from the coding sequence ATGTCACATACTATCGATAATCCAACCCTTATCCCAGACTATCTCGATTTCTATCAGCAGTTTACTCAAGCCAAGCTGATGCAAGACATCTACCAAGACCATTCTCAAGATGCGCTGAATGCCTACAATGCTTGCTGTGGCCGACATGTACGTAATGGCCTAGGTGACAAGATAGCTTTGGTGCATGAAGATACGCAACAGCAAGTGACTAAGCTAACGTACCGTGAGCTGACAGAGAAAAGTGCTCAAGTGGCGCATATGTTGCACAATTTTGGGGTGAAGCCTGGTGATAGAGTAGCCACTATGCTACCGCGCACACCAGAGTTGTTGATCGTGGTATTGGCTACTTGGCGTATTGGGGCTATTTATCAGCCATTGTTCACTGCCTTTGGCGTTGAATCTATCGAATATAGATTGGACAAAGCGGATACTAAAGTAGTATTTACCAATTTAGAGAATCGGGCAAAGTTTGATGATATTGCCAACTTGCCACAGATGGTATTGATCATTAAAGAAGAGGGCGTTACTAGCGATTATGCAGACGCGAATTTCAATGAGGCAAGCCAGTTCGATACTGAGTTTGAGCCCGTTAATTTAGAAGCAGAGGCGCCTTTTTTACAGATGTTTACTTCAGGCACTGTCGGTAAGTCAAAGGGAGTGAGCGTACCTCTTGCAGCATTGTCCACGTTTTATTTGTATATGCGTTATGCCATTGATTTACGTGAGACAGACAATTATTGGAACATGGCGGATCCTGGCTGGGCCTATGGTCTTTATTATGCCATCACTGGTCCTTTATTAATGGGTGCGACAACACACTTCAACGAAGCAGGGTTTGATGCGCAAAATACTTTTGACTTTTTAGTACGTCATAAAATCACTAATCTTGCTTCATCGCCCACTGCCTTTAGAATGATGAAGTCGAGCGGGGTGTTTGATAATGTGGCAGATAAGTTGTCGCTTCGCGTTGCCAATTCTGCTGGCGAGACTCTAAATACTGAAGTCGTGAGCTGGGTGCAACAAAATCTAGGCTGTGCTGTATTTGATCAATATGGACAGACAGAGACCGGCATGACCTGCTGTATGCACCATGCACTATCACATGATGTACCGACGGGTAGTATGGGTGTGCCAATGCCCGGGCACAAGTTAGTTGTGCTAGATGCAGATTTGCGGCCTGTGATGGATGGGATTCAAGGTCAATTGGCAGTAGTGGTTAGTGAGTCCCCCGCCTTTTATTTTAGAGGCTATAGCTGGAATGAAAAACAAGCGTTTTTTGATGATTACTATCTCACTGGGGATGTGGTTGAGCGTCATGAAGATGGTACGTTCTGGTTTGCAGGGCGTGATGACGATATTATTATCAGTGCAGGCTACCGTATTGGCCCAACCGATGTTGAAAACTGTGTGATGGAACATGATGCCGTTGCCGAGTCTGCGGCTGTTGGCGTGCCCGATGAACTACGGGGTGAAGTGATCAAGTCTTTCGTGGTACTAAAGCCAGGGGTCGTTGGTACCGAAGAATTGGTCAGTGAGATTAAGTCATTGGTTCACAAAAGACTGTCTGCCCATGCCTACCCACGTTTTGTCGAATTTGTCGAGTCGTTACCGAAAACGCCCAGTGGTAAAATTCAGCGTTTTTTATTGCGTCAATAA
- the ppnP gene encoding pyrimidine/purine nucleoside phosphorylase, translated as MPSVNQYFDNKVTSIAFQTSTKPATVGVMEIGEYEFGTSEFETMTVVSGALTVKLPGSDDFETYEAGQSFTIEANQKFQVKVEVETAYLCTYGK; from the coding sequence ATGCCAAGTGTAAATCAATATTTTGACAATAAAGTAACTTCAATCGCTTTTCAGACGTCTACTAAGCCAGCCACCGTTGGCGTTATGGAAATTGGTGAGTATGAATTTGGTACCAGTGAGTTCGAAACCATGACTGTGGTAAGCGGTGCGTTAACGGTTAAGCTACCCGGTAGCGATGACTTTGAAACTTACGAGGCGGGTCAAAGCTTTACCATTGAAGCCAACCAAAAGTTCCAAGTTAAAGTTGAGGTCGAAACCGCCTATCTTTGTACTTATGGTAAATAG
- a CDS encoding RtcB family protein → MGIQLILNENEKHGVPVKVYTKDIAPEAIEQLRNMAKLEFVHSHIAVMPDVHLGKGATVGSVIPTKSAIIPAAVGVDIGCGMNAVRLSLTASELPDSLRRVRTAIEQQVPVGFNMHNQITAKASTLDPLGKRLKRITDKHPGLLKMLKSFDQTWAKQLGTLGGGNHFIEVCLDENNEVWVMLHSGSRGIGNCIGRYFINLAKKEHQSRFGHVPDKDLSYFAEGSTSFEDYVEAVQWAQDYAVQNRREMMRLVLDAMQSKQAGLPPFTLTKEAINCHHNYVEQEVHFGESVYVTRKGAISAYKDELGIIPGSMGAKSFIVRGLGNEESFCSCSHGAGRKMSRTKAAKTFTIEHLRAQTQGVECRIDKGVIDEIPGAYKDIDEVMANQKDLVEVVHTLKQVICVKG, encoded by the coding sequence ATGGGCATACAGCTAATTTTGAATGAAAATGAAAAACACGGTGTTCCGGTTAAGGTATACACCAAAGACATCGCGCCAGAAGCAATTGAGCAGTTACGCAATATGGCAAAGCTTGAATTTGTGCACTCGCACATTGCGGTGATGCCTGATGTGCATTTGGGCAAAGGTGCTACGGTAGGTAGTGTCATTCCAACCAAGTCAGCCATTATTCCAGCAGCGGTAGGGGTCGATATCGGCTGTGGTATGAATGCGGTTCGTTTGTCGCTAACTGCCAGTGAGTTGCCAGACAGTTTGCGCCGCGTACGTACAGCGATAGAGCAGCAAGTACCGGTTGGGTTTAATATGCACAACCAAATTACGGCGAAAGCTTCTACACTTGATCCACTGGGTAAACGACTAAAGCGGATTACCGACAAACACCCTGGGCTGCTAAAAATGCTTAAGAGTTTCGACCAAACCTGGGCCAAGCAGTTAGGCACGCTGGGCGGTGGTAACCATTTTATCGAAGTTTGTCTCGATGAAAATAATGAGGTGTGGGTGATGCTGCACTCTGGCAGTCGCGGTATTGGTAACTGTATTGGTCGCTACTTTATTAATCTTGCCAAAAAAGAGCATCAGTCTCGTTTTGGTCATGTTCCTGATAAAGACTTATCGTATTTTGCTGAAGGATCTACAAGCTTTGAGGATTATGTCGAAGCAGTGCAGTGGGCACAGGATTATGCGGTACAAAATCGTAGGGAAATGATGCGTTTGGTGCTAGATGCGATGCAGTCTAAGCAAGCAGGTTTACCACCATTTACGCTGACTAAAGAAGCCATTAACTGTCATCATAATTATGTGGAACAAGAGGTGCATTTTGGCGAAAGTGTCTATGTGACCCGTAAAGGCGCCATTAGTGCTTATAAAGATGAGCTGGGTATTATTCCTGGCTCAATGGGGGCTAAGTCTTTTATCGTACGCGGTTTGGGTAATGAGGAATCTTTTTGCTCTTGCTCACACGGAGCAGGTCGTAAGATGAGCCGTACCAAAGCGGCTAAAACCTTTACCATTGAGCATTTAAGAGCACAGACTCAAGGCGTTGAATGCCGTATAGATAAAGGGGTTATTGATGAAATCCCTGGGGCATATAAAGACATTGATGAGGTCATGGCCAACCAAAAAGACTTGGTAGAGGTGGTGCACACGCTGAAGCAGGTAATTTGCGTTAAAGGCTAA
- a CDS encoding DUF6691 family protein — MTNNRLTLIFSFLSGIIFAIGLIVSQMVNPEKVLGFLRIFHNWDPSLGLVMGGGIALAMPVFFYVKSRKSEGKKALNHEGYELPTATKITPQLVIGSLIFGVGWGILGFCPAPALVTALAGYSESMLFVVAMLAGFWLHAKLIKN, encoded by the coding sequence ATGACTAACAATCGATTAACTCTAATTTTCAGTTTTTTATCTGGCATTATCTTTGCCATTGGACTGATTGTCTCGCAGATGGTCAACCCTGAAAAAGTACTTGGGTTTTTGCGTATATTTCACAATTGGGACCCCTCATTGGGCTTGGTTATGGGTGGCGGTATTGCACTGGCTATGCCTGTATTTTTCTATGTGAAATCTCGCAAAAGTGAAGGCAAAAAAGCTTTAAATCATGAGGGCTATGAGCTACCCACGGCGACCAAAATTACCCCTCAACTGGTCATTGGCAGTCTAATATTTGGGGTAGGTTGGGGGATACTTGGATTTTGTCCTGCTCCAGCCCTAGTGACTGCATTAGCGGGTTATAGTGAATCTATGCTGTTTGTGGTGGCAATGTTAGCAGGATTCTGGCTACACGCTAAGCTAATTAAAAACTAA